A part of Myxococcus landrumus genomic DNA contains:
- a CDS encoding ThiF family adenylyltransferase: MVEPRFERNLGVISPDVMQRLARTHVLVAGVGGAGGQCAVDLVRLGLGCLTLADFDTYERHNMNRQVGCFESTLGQSKVEVVGRMCLDIHPSLRLRRVMEGVTAANVETVLDGGEGLPPVDYVVEVIDIAGGSAKQALHRACRARGVPAMTGLMLGFGAALHVFQPDAPLYEELYILPDGRVDLPAIIPHLGSYLLQDVMESCYAGRGHAPTCVVGATTAAGMMVSELMRGVMLGARAMVSWPEYLYVDLFDHRYVRAAAGRTPVPARQPA, translated from the coding sequence ATGGTGGAGCCCCGTTTCGAGCGCAACCTGGGAGTCATCAGTCCGGATGTGATGCAGCGATTGGCCCGCACGCACGTGCTCGTCGCCGGCGTGGGGGGCGCTGGAGGGCAGTGCGCGGTGGACCTGGTCCGGCTGGGCCTGGGGTGCCTGACGCTCGCGGACTTCGACACCTACGAGCGTCACAACATGAACCGGCAGGTGGGCTGTTTCGAGAGCACACTGGGGCAATCCAAGGTGGAGGTCGTGGGGCGGATGTGTCTGGACATCCACCCCTCGCTGCGTCTGCGCCGGGTGATGGAGGGCGTCACGGCCGCCAACGTGGAGACGGTGCTCGACGGTGGCGAGGGACTTCCTCCGGTGGACTACGTGGTGGAGGTCATCGACATCGCGGGGGGGAGCGCCAAGCAGGCCCTCCACCGCGCATGCCGCGCGCGGGGCGTGCCCGCGATGACGGGGCTGATGTTGGGCTTCGGCGCGGCGTTGCATGTCTTTCAACCGGATGCACCGCTGTACGAAGAGCTCTACATCCTCCCGGATGGCCGCGTGGATCTGCCGGCCATCATTCCCCACCTGGGCAGCTATCTGCTCCAGGACGTCATGGAGTCCTGCTACGCGGGGCGGGGGCACGCGCCCACGTGTGTCGTGGGCGCCACCACCGCGGCCGGCATGATGGTGAGCGAGCTGATGCGTGGGGTGATGCTGGGGGCTCGGGCCATGGTGTCCTGGCCGGAGTACCTCTACGTGGACTTGTTCGACCACCGCTATGTGCGAGCCGCCGCGGGTCGGACGCCGGTGCCGGCGCGACAGCCCGCATGA
- a CDS encoding sigma 54-interacting transcriptional regulator, with protein sequence MTRPVTAYAPRSERKPLYVKVVTLPALAGCWAVNISETGIGLIATPRGPQEGPREGEPVELSFSLPDSGEHIRAWGDVRWRHETGGAVTALGVFLHSFEDSDGVKLARYLATARLQVVVAFASEEEAQGIRAALEGQAVPHFAASAEEAQVLLARGDAAALLVCGRDEARALALVETFADTDEAADLSSAGPASDLASRIIYCAPAAPERLVALFNAGLVFRAPGPSASPEAVRQAVLQAGRERGVRTEQWRMALELERTLLRERALSAEGAPKEPGTRGEEDVGLRSVAMQRVMEMVRLVAPHRVAVLLQGETGTGKEVLARSLHRLSGRGELPLVVQDCGALTETLLESELFGHVRGAFTNAVADHPGLFVLANGGTIFLDEIENTTPNLQAKLLRVLETGDVRPVGGTQVRHVDVRVLAASNRDLGEEVRTGRFRADLFYRLNSFTIDIPPLRERPEDVPELARFFLLHFNRVLRRSASGMSQEVEDMLRAYPWPGNVRELRNVLERAVLLSRPGEVVSRRLLPPGLVSTSPARNELAGDGSLRARLERVERELIREALERHGGVLRRAAVALGMDPVTLGRRARRHGLWKQD encoded by the coding sequence ATGACGCGGCCTGTGACCGCCTACGCCCCTCGAAGCGAGCGCAAGCCGTTGTACGTGAAGGTGGTGACGCTGCCCGCCCTCGCCGGGTGCTGGGCCGTCAACATCAGCGAGACGGGTATCGGCCTCATCGCCACGCCGAGAGGCCCGCAGGAGGGCCCTCGAGAGGGCGAGCCCGTGGAGCTGTCCTTCTCGTTGCCCGACTCGGGGGAGCACATCCGGGCGTGGGGTGACGTGCGGTGGCGCCACGAGACGGGCGGCGCGGTGACGGCGCTGGGAGTCTTCCTCCACTCCTTCGAGGACTCGGACGGGGTGAAGCTGGCGCGCTACCTGGCCACCGCCCGGCTGCAAGTCGTGGTGGCGTTCGCCAGTGAGGAGGAGGCCCAGGGGATTCGCGCGGCGCTGGAGGGACAGGCCGTGCCGCACTTCGCCGCCAGCGCGGAGGAGGCGCAGGTGCTGCTCGCGCGCGGCGACGCGGCGGCGTTGCTCGTGTGTGGACGGGACGAGGCGCGTGCGCTGGCGCTGGTGGAGACGTTCGCGGACACGGACGAGGCGGCGGACCTGTCGAGCGCGGGTCCTGCCTCCGACCTGGCCTCGCGAATCATCTACTGCGCGCCCGCCGCGCCGGAGCGACTGGTGGCGCTGTTCAACGCGGGCCTCGTGTTTCGCGCGCCCGGCCCGTCGGCCTCGCCGGAGGCGGTGAGGCAGGCGGTGCTGCAGGCGGGGCGCGAGCGGGGCGTGCGCACCGAGCAGTGGCGCATGGCCCTGGAGCTCGAGCGCACCCTGCTGCGCGAGCGGGCCCTGTCGGCGGAAGGGGCACCGAAGGAGCCCGGCACGCGGGGCGAGGAGGACGTGGGGCTGCGCAGCGTGGCGATGCAGCGGGTGATGGAGATGGTGCGCCTGGTGGCCCCGCATCGCGTGGCGGTGCTGCTCCAGGGCGAGACGGGCACGGGAAAGGAAGTGCTCGCGCGCAGCCTGCACCGGCTCAGCGGGCGCGGGGAGCTGCCGCTGGTGGTGCAGGACTGCGGAGCGCTCACGGAGACGCTGCTGGAGAGCGAGCTGTTCGGCCACGTGCGAGGGGCCTTCACCAACGCGGTGGCGGACCATCCGGGGCTCTTCGTCCTGGCCAACGGCGGCACCATCTTCCTGGACGAAATCGAGAACACCACCCCCAACCTCCAGGCCAAGCTGCTGCGCGTGCTGGAGACGGGGGACGTGCGCCCGGTGGGAGGCACGCAGGTGCGCCACGTGGATGTGCGCGTTTTGGCCGCCAGCAACCGGGACCTGGGTGAGGAGGTGCGCACCGGCCGCTTCCGCGCGGACCTCTTCTACCGGCTCAACAGCTTCACCATCGACATCCCCCCGTTGCGCGAGCGCCCCGAGGATGTGCCGGAGCTGGCGCGCTTCTTCCTGCTGCACTTCAACCGCGTGTTGCGCCGCTCGGCGAGCGGCATGTCCCAGGAGGTGGAGGACATGCTGCGCGCCTACCCGTGGCCCGGGAACGTGCGCGAGCTGCGCAACGTGCTGGAGCGCGCGGTGCTGTTGTCGCGCCCGGGCGAGGTGGTGTCGCGCCGGCTGTTGCCGCCAGGGCTGGTGTCCACGTCGCCCGCGCGCAACGAGCTGGCGGGAGACGGCTCATTGCGCGCGCGGCTGGAGCGGGTGGAGCGCGAGCTCATCCGCGAGGCCCTGGAGCGGCACGGCGGCGTGCTGCGGCGCGCGGCCGTGGCGCTGGGCATGGACCCCGTGACGCTGGGCCGGAGGGCCCGGCGCCATGGGCTGTGGAAGCAGGACTGA
- a CDS encoding 4Fe-4S single cluster domain-containing protein codes for MASTADESPPGPVLRVAQQVPRTEAEGPGHRFALWLQGCPLRCPGCCNPEMFALERGTLVTVEAMAARVLSTPGIEGFSLLGGEPFAQPGPAADLCERLRAAGLSTMVFSGYTLAELKAQANPQVERLLSALDLLVDGRYEKDLPETRRRWIGSSNQVMHFLTPRYSPEDPTFTAPNTAEVHLVGGRIIINGWPALADRLRP; via the coding sequence ATGGCTTCGACGGCGGACGAGTCCCCCCCAGGCCCGGTGCTCCGGGTCGCCCAGCAGGTTCCTCGCACGGAAGCGGAGGGCCCCGGGCACCGGTTCGCGCTCTGGCTCCAGGGCTGTCCGCTGCGCTGCCCCGGGTGCTGCAATCCGGAGATGTTCGCCCTGGAGCGCGGCACGCTCGTGACAGTCGAGGCCATGGCCGCCCGGGTGCTCTCGACGCCGGGCATCGAGGGCTTCTCGCTCCTGGGGGGAGAGCCCTTCGCGCAGCCTGGCCCCGCCGCGGACCTCTGCGAGCGGCTGCGCGCCGCGGGGCTCAGCACCATGGTCTTCAGCGGCTACACGCTCGCCGAGCTGAAGGCCCAGGCGAACCCCCAGGTGGAGCGGCTCCTCTCGGCCCTGGACCTGCTGGTGGATGGACGGTACGAGAAGGACCTGCCGGAGACGCGCCGGCGGTGGATTGGCTCGAGCAACCAGGTCATGCACTTCCTCACGCCTCGCTACTCGCCCGAGGACCCGACGTTCACCGCGCCCAACACGGCGGAGGTCCACCTCGTCGGGGGCCGGATCATCATCAACGGCTGGCCCGCGCTCGCGGACCGTCTTCGCCCATGA
- a CDS encoding AAA family ATPase, producing MSQRIPEESLPTELTAFGAVEAAYPLELERIREALLRGLPVMVEADKELTPYFYKCLRDRLKKDGKQFLYLDGRTASEPPPGMPAPSMMATLIGQLRDAVRGAVRERIVVLPHLDLLTTSSGGLTSEAREVIPLLYENPEMVWVGFKDPSFPLPRVIENLFPHKESILGVSRDRLRFLVTQRESRKFGRGLQPYALYKHVSGVNAVRLRRLLGAISGEDYPSDTRPAYAQLRSATLSGSLNVPELDLHGDIGGYGKVKERLQREILDVLAHKDTLTDGEAVKRVEGLLPRGMIFWGPPGTGKTLFAKAMASSLGAAVLVVSGPELKSRWVGESEENLRQIFVRARQAAPSIIIFDELDSFAAARGTFTGSGVEHSMVNQLLTEMDGFRKDELVFVVGTTNFVESLDPALLRPGRFEFQLCIPYPNSVDRRAILSIYDKKLALGMTERALDYAVKRTGDRVEGTGTRFSGDHIQALCRALARRRLRDAAQAPTEPVDVERALTDFLDRPELTPSEEKVVATHEAGHAVCALFCPSAPAIDRISIRGDLAGMLGFVQYADPAHRYVVTRGQLLDSICMLFGGREAEALLLEDLSIGSAHDLERATEIARELVELLGMGGKGVPVRRFDTPGRDADRHALSDATRGTLEAAVQEVLEVQRARARDILHREKPRLIALRDLLLERKVLDREAFAHLAPAVAPQKESAHG from the coding sequence ATGAGCCAGCGCATCCCCGAGGAATCCCTCCCGACGGAGCTGACGGCGTTCGGCGCCGTCGAGGCCGCCTATCCCCTGGAGCTGGAGCGCATCCGCGAGGCATTGCTGCGCGGGCTGCCGGTGATGGTGGAGGCCGACAAGGAGCTGACGCCCTACTTCTACAAGTGCCTGCGGGACAGGCTGAAGAAGGACGGCAAGCAGTTCCTCTACCTGGATGGCCGCACGGCCTCGGAGCCGCCCCCGGGCATGCCCGCGCCCAGCATGATGGCCACGCTCATCGGCCAGCTCCGCGACGCGGTGCGAGGCGCGGTGCGCGAGCGCATCGTCGTGCTCCCCCATCTGGACCTGCTCACCACCAGCAGCGGGGGGCTCACCTCCGAGGCTCGCGAGGTGATTCCGCTGCTGTATGAAAACCCGGAGATGGTCTGGGTGGGCTTCAAGGACCCGTCCTTTCCCCTGCCGCGTGTCATCGAGAACCTGTTCCCCCACAAGGAGAGCATCCTCGGCGTGAGCCGCGACCGGCTGCGCTTCCTGGTGACGCAACGCGAGAGCCGCAAGTTCGGCCGCGGGCTTCAGCCATATGCGCTCTACAAGCACGTGTCCGGCGTGAATGCGGTGCGGCTGCGCCGGCTGCTCGGTGCCATCTCGGGCGAGGACTATCCCAGCGACACGCGGCCCGCGTATGCGCAGCTCCGGTCGGCCACGCTGAGTGGCTCGCTCAACGTGCCGGAGCTGGACCTGCACGGGGACATCGGCGGCTATGGCAAGGTGAAGGAGCGGTTGCAGCGGGAGATTCTCGACGTCCTCGCGCACAAGGACACGCTGACGGACGGCGAGGCGGTGAAGCGGGTGGAGGGGCTGCTCCCTCGCGGAATGATCTTCTGGGGCCCTCCGGGTACGGGCAAGACGCTCTTCGCCAAGGCCATGGCGTCCTCGCTGGGCGCGGCGGTGCTCGTGGTGAGTGGACCGGAGCTGAAGAGCCGCTGGGTGGGCGAGAGCGAGGAGAACCTCCGCCAGATTTTCGTGCGCGCGCGACAGGCGGCGCCCAGCATCATCATCTTCGACGAGCTGGACTCCTTCGCCGCGGCGCGAGGCACGTTCACCGGCTCCGGCGTGGAGCACTCCATGGTGAACCAGCTCCTCACGGAGATGGATGGCTTCCGCAAGGACGAGCTCGTCTTCGTGGTGGGCACCACCAACTTCGTGGAGTCGCTGGACCCCGCGCTCCTGCGTCCCGGACGCTTCGAGTTCCAGCTCTGCATCCCCTACCCCAACAGCGTGGACCGCCGGGCCATCCTGTCCATCTACGACAAGAAGCTGGCCCTGGGCATGACGGAGCGCGCGCTGGACTACGCGGTGAAGCGCACGGGGGACCGCGTCGAGGGCACGGGCACGCGCTTCTCCGGCGACCACATCCAGGCGCTCTGCCGTGCCCTGGCGCGGCGACGGCTGCGCGACGCGGCCCAGGCCCCCACGGAGCCCGTGGACGTGGAGCGCGCCCTCACCGACTTCCTCGACCGGCCGGAGCTCACGCCCTCCGAGGAGAAGGTCGTCGCCACCCACGAAGCGGGCCACGCCGTGTGCGCGCTGTTCTGCCCCAGCGCTCCCGCCATCGACCGCATCAGCATTCGAGGAGACCTCGCGGGGATGCTCGGCTTCGTGCAGTACGCGGACCCCGCGCACCGCTACGTCGTCACGCGAGGCCAGCTCCTGGACAGCATCTGCATGCTCTTCGGCGGGCGCGAGGCGGAGGCCCTGCTGCTGGAGGACTTGTCCATCGGCAGCGCGCACGACCTGGAGCGCGCCACCGAGATTGCCCGCGAATTGGTGGAGCTCCTGGGCATGGGCGGCAAGGGTGTGCCCGTGCGGCGGTTCGACACACCGGGCAGGGACGCGGACCGCCACGCGCTCTCCGATGCGACGCGCGGCACACTGGAAGCCGCCGTGCAGGAGGTGCTGGAAGTCCAACGTGCGCGCGCGCGGGACATCCTGCATCGAGAGAAACCCCGGCTCATCGCGCTGAGGGACCTGCTCCTCGAGCGCAAGGTGCTGGACCGCGAGGCCTTCGCCCATCTGGCGCCCGCGGTGGCCCCCCAGAAGGAGTCCGCCCATGGCTAG
- a CDS encoding AAA family ATPase, translating to MSSVPRREESSADPISALTFDALSREAQGLRERLNRFRQGLGRHFVGKQTLVDLMTVAAVAQEPLLLVGPPGTAKSDLVLKFREALQIPGEDYFEYLLTRFTEPSEVLGPIDINLLRQGRYIRREGGKLPTARLVFLDEVFKASSAILNALLTVINERKFYQDGAPQPVRLKVLFAATNELPEHAELGALKDRFCLKAACRPVQDRYFLELLDSGLESQTHRELNQKPWAEGHATLEDILKAHRYLTLMMGRKEQGPDGRELKDRDLFFRDELLREFRRVVQTLTREDGVFISDRKLVKLYRLLRTRAWIFHGGAVERQDLQLLSYLGETREEIDLLEEKVPRLLGLT from the coding sequence ATGAGCAGTGTTCCCCGGCGGGAAGAGTCTTCCGCCGACCCCATCTCCGCGCTGACGTTCGACGCGTTGTCGCGCGAGGCGCAGGGTTTGCGTGAGCGGCTGAACCGGTTCCGGCAGGGACTGGGTCGGCACTTCGTGGGCAAGCAGACGTTGGTGGATTTGATGACGGTGGCGGCGGTGGCGCAGGAGCCGCTGCTCTTGGTGGGCCCTCCGGGCACGGCCAAGTCGGACCTAGTCCTCAAGTTCCGCGAGGCGCTGCAAATCCCCGGCGAGGACTACTTCGAGTACCTGCTCACGCGCTTCACCGAGCCCTCGGAGGTGCTGGGGCCCATCGACATCAACCTCTTGCGCCAGGGCCGCTACATCCGGCGCGAGGGCGGCAAGCTCCCCACCGCGCGGCTCGTGTTCCTGGACGAGGTGTTCAAGGCGAGCTCGGCCATCCTCAACGCGCTGTTGACGGTCATCAACGAGCGCAAGTTCTACCAGGACGGTGCACCGCAGCCCGTGCGCCTCAAGGTGCTCTTCGCGGCCACCAACGAACTGCCCGAGCACGCGGAGCTGGGCGCGCTCAAGGACCGCTTCTGCCTCAAGGCCGCGTGCCGTCCGGTGCAGGACCGCTACTTCCTGGAGCTGCTGGACTCCGGCCTGGAGTCGCAGACGCACCGCGAGCTGAACCAGAAGCCATGGGCGGAGGGGCACGCGACGCTGGAGGACATCCTCAAGGCGCACCGCTACCTGACGCTCATGATGGGCCGCAAGGAGCAGGGCCCCGACGGACGCGAGCTCAAGGACCGGGACCTGTTCTTCCGCGACGAGCTGCTGCGTGAGTTCCGCCGCGTGGTGCAGACGCTGACGCGCGAGGACGGCGTCTTCATCAGCGACCGCAAGCTGGTGAAGCTCTACCGGCTCCTGCGCACGCGCGCGTGGATCTTCCACGGCGGCGCGGTGGAGCGGCAGGACCTCCAGCTCCTCTCCTACCTGGGAGAGACCCGCGAGGAGATCGACCTGCTGGAGGAGAAGGTTCCCCGGCTGCTCGGCCTGACGTGA
- a CDS encoding WGR domain-containing protein, with amino-acid sequence MPRYEFKEGSSNKFWEITLEGKTFTTKWGRIGTDGQEKTQSFDSPEAALKEHDKLVREKEKKGYELVDGEDGEDGDGEETEVVEGKSNPELEAAILKDPDNQDAYLVYSDWLQAQGDPRGELIALQHAAANADSTEAGALKRKVTAHIKKHKALLLGAMAKAWSDEELKVQWHLGFIREARVGKGDYDSELDVPETVKQLLAHPSARFIRSLAVGMVDMDGENTYDDVTAAIVAAKEVPTLQNLFLGDFQYPDETEISWSYINDVSGLYKVLPNLRSLRLRGASAELGTVELPELREFVMETGGLPLGAVKSIASATWPKLERLEVWFGADGYGAEGGVEDIQPILDGKGLSNVKVLGLRNSEFTDDLAKVLHTAKILPQLEKLDLSMGCLSDVGAHELANHATAYKHLKHLDLTENTMTGEGEKLVAKLAGTVAAGNQREYDEEYRYAAVGE; translated from the coding sequence ATGCCGCGGTACGAGTTCAAGGAAGGCAGCTCCAACAAGTTCTGGGAGATCACGCTCGAGGGCAAGACCTTCACCACGAAGTGGGGCCGCATCGGCACCGACGGCCAGGAGAAGACCCAGTCCTTCGACTCTCCCGAGGCGGCGCTGAAGGAGCACGACAAGCTCGTCCGCGAGAAGGAGAAGAAGGGCTACGAGCTCGTCGACGGCGAGGACGGTGAGGACGGGGACGGCGAGGAGACCGAGGTCGTCGAGGGCAAGTCCAACCCCGAGCTCGAGGCCGCCATCCTGAAGGACCCGGACAACCAGGACGCCTATCTGGTCTACAGCGACTGGCTCCAGGCCCAGGGCGACCCGCGCGGCGAGCTCATCGCGCTCCAGCACGCGGCGGCGAACGCCGACAGCACCGAGGCCGGAGCCCTCAAGCGCAAGGTCACCGCGCACATCAAGAAGCACAAGGCGCTGCTGCTCGGTGCGATGGCCAAGGCGTGGAGCGACGAGGAGCTCAAGGTGCAGTGGCACCTGGGCTTCATCCGCGAGGCGCGCGTCGGCAAGGGTGACTACGACTCCGAGCTCGACGTCCCCGAGACGGTGAAGCAGCTGCTGGCCCACCCGTCCGCGCGCTTCATCCGGTCGCTCGCCGTCGGCATGGTCGACATGGATGGCGAGAACACCTACGACGACGTCACCGCCGCCATCGTCGCCGCGAAGGAGGTTCCCACGCTCCAGAACCTCTTCCTGGGTGACTTTCAGTACCCGGACGAGACGGAGATCTCCTGGTCCTACATCAACGACGTCTCGGGCCTCTACAAGGTCCTCCCGAACCTGCGCTCCCTGCGGCTGCGCGGCGCGAGCGCGGAGCTGGGCACGGTGGAGCTGCCGGAGCTGCGTGAGTTCGTCATGGAGACGGGCGGCCTGCCGCTCGGCGCCGTGAAGTCCATCGCCAGCGCGACCTGGCCCAAGCTGGAGCGCCTGGAGGTCTGGTTCGGCGCGGACGGCTACGGCGCGGAGGGCGGCGTGGAGGACATCCAGCCCATCCTCGACGGCAAGGGCCTGTCGAACGTCAAGGTGCTGGGCCTGCGCAACTCGGAGTTCACCGACGACCTGGCGAAGGTGCTGCACACCGCGAAGATTCTCCCCCAGCTCGAGAAGCTGGACCTGTCCATGGGCTGCTTGTCCGACGTGGGAGCGCATGAGCTCGCGAACCACGCGACGGCCTACAAGCACCTGAAGCACCTGGACCTCACCGAGAACACGATGACGGGCGAGGGCGAGAAGCTGGTCGCGAAGCTCGCGGGCACCGTCGCCGCGGGCAATCAGCGCGAGTACGACGAGGAGTACCGCTACGCCGCGGTCGGCGAGTAG
- a CDS encoding TIGR02996 domain-containing protein, translating to MSRRKAASNPELEAAIVQAPDAVDTYLVYGDWLQAQGDPRGELIALHHARTEASEFIHKHQRQLLGDELAGALQSRALELDWELGFIRAARVSPHSPIAEARVRQLVRELLRHPSGRFLRELSVGGISDVGMVSSYEAVTRLIVREGGSRTLQTLAYHVKQANEDETYCAIRLRDVSALYAVLPRLRSLDLRGIHARLGDIDLPELREFTLQTWDLSRSGCDSLLKAKWPKLERMEVWLGGDSTDAMRSVTDLTPLLDGASLPSLRRLGLRNTRWTDDLVRALHASPLLPRLTHLDLSGGTLSDDGAKWLSEHAAAFRHLQHLDLRGNTMSDAGTMRVEAVCPSVDTKNPRKSVATESG from the coding sequence ATGTCGCGGCGCAAGGCTGCTTCAAATCCCGAGCTTGAAGCAGCCATCGTCCAAGCCCCCGACGCCGTGGACACGTATCTGGTCTACGGCGACTGGCTCCAGGCCCAGGGCGACCCGCGAGGCGAGCTCATCGCCCTGCATCACGCGCGGACCGAGGCCAGCGAGTTCATCCACAAGCACCAGCGACAGTTGCTTGGAGATGAACTCGCCGGGGCCCTCCAGAGCAGAGCACTGGAGCTGGACTGGGAGCTGGGCTTCATCCGCGCGGCCCGGGTCAGTCCCCATTCCCCCATCGCCGAGGCAAGAGTCCGGCAGCTCGTGCGGGAACTCCTTCGCCACCCATCGGGGCGCTTCCTCCGCGAGCTCTCCGTCGGTGGCATCTCCGACGTTGGGATGGTGAGCAGCTATGAGGCCGTGACCCGGCTCATCGTCCGCGAGGGGGGCTCCCGGACGCTCCAGACCCTCGCGTACCACGTCAAGCAAGCCAACGAGGACGAGACCTACTGCGCGATTCGGCTCCGCGACGTCTCCGCGCTCTACGCGGTGCTCCCGAGGCTGCGCTCGCTCGACTTGCGAGGCATCCATGCCAGGCTCGGGGACATCGACCTGCCGGAGCTGCGCGAGTTCACGTTGCAGACGTGGGACCTCTCTCGCTCCGGCTGTGACTCCCTCCTGAAGGCGAAGTGGCCCAAGCTGGAGCGGATGGAGGTCTGGCTCGGGGGTGACTCCACGGACGCGATGCGGAGCGTGACGGACCTCACCCCCCTGCTCGACGGCGCGAGCCTGCCGAGCCTCCGGCGCCTGGGCTTGCGCAACACGCGGTGGACGGACGACCTCGTCCGCGCCCTCCACGCGTCACCGTTGCTCCCACGGCTCACACACCTGGACCTGTCCGGAGGCACCCTCTCCGATGACGGAGCGAAGTGGCTCTCGGAGCACGCCGCGGCCTTCCGGCACCTCCAGCACCTGGACCTCCGCGGAAACACGATGAGCGACGCGGGCACGATGCGAGTCGAAGCCGTGTGCCCCAGCGTCGACACGAAGAACCCACGCAAGTCCGTAGCAACGGAGTCAGGGTGA
- a CDS encoding STM4014 family protein translates to MTVPFILIGNAENRRVSLFQEALAAQGQPPARVVPWQSLLANPSLLTDLPDTEALIRIDAAGESWEVEKALLVRGYSEAVKLGCSVLEPEQVETLREQHGRILCPRQAHLGFLSVLSELEACFAKHPRWKVLQAPASIADLFDKRITSRKYAARGIPVPDPLDDVTDTQSLRERMREHDCREVFVKVSCGSSASCLAIFRSHRGRESLVTTIEVTETGWYNSLKVRRIEEPERIEEVLGFLLREGSQVERSIPKARLSGDFFDCRVLVVAGEPAFTVVRQSRGPITNLHLGGKRGDLDALQAAMPGKAWEWAMESCRAVARVHDCLHVGIDLLFEEYFEGHRVVEANAFGDLLPNLRREGLTVYEWEIREALKR, encoded by the coding sequence GTGACGGTTCCATTCATCCTCATCGGCAACGCCGAGAACCGGCGCGTCTCCCTCTTCCAGGAGGCCCTGGCGGCCCAGGGACAGCCCCCCGCGCGGGTGGTGCCCTGGCAATCCCTGTTGGCCAACCCGAGCCTCCTCACGGACCTGCCTGACACCGAGGCCCTCATCCGCATCGACGCCGCGGGCGAGAGCTGGGAGGTGGAGAAGGCGCTGCTCGTGCGCGGCTACAGCGAAGCCGTGAAGCTGGGTTGCTCGGTGCTCGAACCCGAGCAGGTGGAGACGCTGCGGGAGCAGCACGGACGCATCCTCTGCCCTCGACAAGCGCACCTGGGCTTCCTGAGCGTGTTGTCGGAGCTGGAGGCGTGCTTCGCGAAGCATCCACGCTGGAAGGTGCTGCAAGCCCCCGCGAGCATCGCGGACCTGTTCGACAAGCGCATCACCTCGCGGAAGTACGCGGCGAGAGGCATCCCGGTCCCCGACCCGTTGGACGACGTGACGGACACCCAGTCGCTGCGTGAGCGGATGCGCGAACACGACTGCCGCGAGGTGTTCGTGAAGGTGTCCTGCGGCTCATCGGCGTCGTGCCTGGCCATCTTCCGGAGCCACCGGGGACGCGAGTCGCTGGTCACCACCATCGAGGTAACGGAGACGGGCTGGTACAACTCGCTCAAGGTCCGCCGCATCGAGGAGCCGGAGCGCATCGAGGAGGTCCTCGGCTTCCTGCTGCGCGAGGGCTCGCAGGTGGAGCGCTCCATCCCCAAGGCGCGGTTGAGCGGCGACTTCTTCGACTGCCGCGTGCTCGTGGTGGCGGGAGAACCCGCCTTCACCGTGGTGCGGCAGAGCCGGGGGCCCATCACCAACCTGCACCTGGGTGGCAAGCGAGGCGACCTGGACGCGCTTCAAGCCGCGATGCCGGGCAAGGCGTGGGAGTGGGCCATGGAGAGCTGCCGCGCGGTGGCCCGCGTGCATGACTGTCTGCACGTGGGCATCGACCTGCTCTTCGAGGAGTACTTCGAAGGGCACCGCGTGGTGGAGGCCAACGCGTTCGGCGACCTGCTCCCCAACCTGCGCCGCGAGGGCCTCACGGTCTACGAATGGGAGATACGTGAGGCCCTGAAGCGCTAG
- a CDS encoding STM4011 family radical SAM protein — protein MKLTVLYRGPLSSCNYGCEYCPFGKWKHTEEELAKDRADLERFVSWVEARTGDTMSVFFTPWGEALIWPWYQQALARLTRLAHVERVAVQTNLSCHLDWVKDCRAEKLGIWATYHPEWTKRHRFLAKCETLSSLGVRYSAGMVGFTRFAEEAEALRRELPEDAYLWINAVKDGQEEPYTAEDIARFTAVDPLFPVNNVRHPSLGRACKGGESVISVDGEGTARRCHFIDEAIGNIYAPDFDQALRPRPCSKATCGCHIGYVHMDYLELDRVFGSGILERVPVKPLWREGVAARAE, from the coding sequence ATGAAGCTCACCGTGCTCTATCGGGGCCCGCTCTCCAGTTGCAACTACGGTTGCGAGTACTGCCCTTTCGGGAAGTGGAAGCACACCGAGGAGGAGCTCGCGAAGGACCGCGCGGACCTGGAGCGGTTCGTGTCGTGGGTGGAGGCTCGGACGGGGGACACGATGTCCGTGTTCTTCACGCCGTGGGGCGAGGCGCTCATCTGGCCCTGGTATCAGCAGGCGCTGGCGCGGCTGACGCGGCTTGCGCATGTGGAGCGCGTGGCGGTGCAGACGAACCTGTCCTGCCACCTGGATTGGGTGAAGGACTGCCGCGCGGAGAAGCTGGGCATCTGGGCGACGTACCATCCGGAGTGGACGAAGCGGCATCGCTTCCTGGCGAAGTGCGAGACGTTGTCCTCGCTGGGGGTCCGCTACAGCGCGGGCATGGTGGGCTTCACGCGCTTCGCGGAGGAGGCGGAGGCGCTGCGCCGCGAGCTGCCCGAGGACGCGTACCTGTGGATCAACGCGGTGAAGGATGGGCAGGAGGAGCCCTACACCGCGGAGGACATCGCGCGCTTCACCGCCGTGGACCCCCTGTTCCCGGTGAACAACGTGCGTCACCCCAGCCTGGGTCGTGCGTGCAAGGGAGGCGAGTCGGTCATCTCCGTGGACGGAGAGGGCACGGCGCGCCGTTGTCACTTCATCGATGAGGCGATTGGAAACATCTACGCGCCGGACTTCGACCAGGCGCTGCGTCCCCGGCCGTGCTCGAAGGCGACCTGTGGATGTCACATCGGCTACGTGCACATGGACTACCTGGAGCTGGACCGCGTCTTCGGCTCCGGCATCCTGGAGCGCGTGCCCGTGAAGCCTCTCTGGCGAGAGGGTGTCGCCGCTCGCGCGGAGTGA